One Opitutaceae bacterium genomic window, TTGACGTAGCGCGGGGTGTATTCGGAGAGTCTCTCCATGCCTTCCTGCGGAGTCTTCGCCTCGGTCGCCGAGAGCAGTTGAACCGAAAGCAGTTCAGGCAGCAGGACATAATCAGCCTGGTAGTCCGAGGCGATGTCCACGAAATAAGTGACCTGGCGGGAAAACTCGGCGAAGGACTTGACCTTGCGCATCTGGTACTGGACACAGGCCACCCGGCATTTGCGGGCGCCGTCGTCCAGCGCCTTGAAGTCAGGATTGGTCCACTCGATCAGGCTGGCGTGGTTGTGGCTTTTGGGGTCGCGCAGGTAGTTCGTCATGACCCCGCGCAGGACAAAACCCTCACGTAGTTGAAAACTCAATACGAGATCGCGCAACTGGCCGGTGACGACGCGATGGGCGTAGTCCTCGGCCGACATCTTGTGGGCATACTCATCGTAGTTCCAGAGGCGCCCTCCGGCCAGGATGCGGCGTTTGTTCAGCCGGCGGCAGAGGTCGCGACGGGCTTCATAGAGGGCGGCTCCGATCCCGAGTCCCCGGACTTCGGGGTCGACGCAGATGTCCGCCCCGTAGAGGGTGTCGGCCCTGGGATCATGATTGGTGAAGTAGCCGCTGTCGGTGATGCCGGCCCAGGTGTGGTGGCGCAGGTCGTCGTTTCCCAGGTCGACGATCAGGCTGGCCACCGCGCCGACGATCTTCCCGTTGGTTTCAGCGACAATCTGTCCCTGCGGGAAGACCCTCTGGTGGCTGCGGAGGTGCGATTCCCCCCAGACCATGTTCTCGTCCGCCAGAACCGGGTAGGCCTTGCGATTTAATTCCAGAAGGGCGGGAATGTCATCCAGGGTTGCTTCGCGTATGGTCAGTCCGGCCTTTTTCTTTTTCATTTTGGGGTGGAAGGTATTTCGGCCGCGATGGGAAAACAAGGGGAGATTCAGGATTCTTGGATCGGTTCATTCCGACATTGCAGGTCGTGTTGGGTTTGCTAGCATCCGTGCCTTTCGTCCCGATTCGACTCTCCCTAAAACCGATTACCACCTCCAAATATGAGCTCGATCAAACTCCGCCAGAACTGTGTCACGTCACTCCTGATCCCGACCAGCATGGGCATCCGGATGACTCCGGACAACGGTCAGCCGGTCCATAGCAGCACCCGGTTCACCGTCCAGGTGACGAGTGCCGAGTCCAATGTGGCGAGCATTTCGTCCTACCTGGGTTTGCCCGTGAAGATCCTGACCAATTTCGTGGCGGGCAGCCCGATCGCCCGGATGATCAAGGACAATCTGGCGGCCCGGCACATCGCCTTCGAGGGACCTGACGTGGCGCAGGGCGGGCCCTGGGGTTACCGGCACCAGATCAATATCGCGGACAGCGGTCTGGGTTCACGCGGAC contains:
- a CDS encoding bifunctional GNAT family N-acetyltransferase/carbon-nitrogen hydrolase family protein; protein product: MKKKKAGLTIREATLDDIPALLELNRKAYPVLADENMVWGESHLRSHQRVFPQGQIVAETNGKIVGAVASLIVDLGNDDLRHHTWAGITDSGYFTNHDPRADTLYGADICVDPEVRGLGIGAALYEARRDLCRRLNKRRILAGGRLWNYDEYAHKMSAEDYAHRVVTGQLRDLVLSFQLREGFVLRGVMTNYLRDPKSHNHASLIEWTNPDFKALDDGARKCRVACVQYQMRKVKSFAEFSRQVTYFVDIASDYQADYVLLPELLSVQLLSATEAKTPQEGMERLSEYTPRYVKLLTGLAKKYKLTIIGGSHPSHVGTSLLNVCYVCMPNGEVVEQPKIHITPNERRWWGIKGGNALRIIDTPKARIGVLICYDVEFPEAARFLADQGAEIIFVPFCTDTRQGYLRVRYCAQARAIENQIYLAMAGNVGNLPDVTNMDIQYGQAAVLTPCDFAFARDGIAAEADSNEETVLICDLDLDDLHQARHGGTVTPRLDRRPELFQLITTLPGHVESEYSEANSPLGDQISLSSQRVMPEDES